The Amphiura filiformis chromosome 1, Afil_fr2py, whole genome shotgun sequence nucleotide sequence AGACAGATAAGAACAGCAGGTTACAAAAGACGTCTTTGGGGTCTCGCAGGCAACATGCCCCTGTTAAGTATACTGAGGATCTGGATGAATCTGAAGAAAGTGAAGAAGAAGCACCAAAAACAAAGCAACGTAAGAAACCTGCCAACTCATCTCATTCTGAATCTGGATTGGAGTCTTCAGATGTGGATGGAAACAAAGAttctgacgatgatgatgattttgaaaGTATACCATCAAAGGCAAAGAGGTCCAAACAGAGCAAATCATCAGCTGTGAAGTCAAGAAATGTCAGGAAAGTTTCTGAGTCATCAGAATTGGAagttgaagaagaaaaagttgaTAATAAAAAGAACAAGAATGGTAATATTGACAGTGATGAACATAGTGAGGATAACAAAAAGAAATCGAGTAGTGAAAGTGAAAGTGAAGAGATTGAAGAagtaaaaccaaaaccaaaaaagaaacCAACTAGACCTGCAAAGAAGCAAACACCGCctaagaaaatatcaccagatgAGGTTGCATATACATCATCTGGTCGACGCAGAAAGGTGGTCAGTTATGTGGAGAAAGACTCTGGCTCctctgaagatgaagatgatgatgattatgaaagTAAATCATCAAGGGCAAAAAGGTCCAAACAAAGCAGATCATCAGCTGTGAAGTCAAGAAATGTCAGGAAAACTTCTGAATCATCAGAATTTGAAGTTGAAGAAGTCGAGGAAAAAGTTGATGATAAAAAGAATAAGGGTGATAATGTTGATAATGATGAACTATTTTATGAGATAGAGGAAGAAACAAAGAAGCCTGCTAGGCGCAAACCAGCTGCAAAGAAGGCTGCTGCTAAAAAACCATCTGCTCGAAAAACTAACAGGTGGTCTTCAgactctgatgatgatgatgatgaagattttgaaagTAAACCATCAAGAGCAAAGAGGTCCAAACAGATAAAGTCATCAGCTGCGAAGTCAAGAAATGTCAGGAAAGCTTCTGAATCATCAGAATTGGAAGTTGAAGAAGAAGAACAAGTTGACAATAAAAAGAATAAGGATGATAATATTGACAATGATGAAATATTCTACGAGATAGAGGAAGAAACAAAGAAGCCTGCAAGGCGCAAACCAGCTGCAAAAAAGGCGGCTGCGAAGGAACCATCTGCTCGAAAAACTAGCAACTCTGGTTCATCAAAAGCAAGTAAAAAAGCACTTGATTCCGAGTCAGATGAAGAAAGCtatgatgataaaaataaaaaagataaagAAGAGGAATCAGATGAAATTGAGGACATtcctaaaacaaaaaaacaatcaaCTGCCCAGAAGAACAGTACAGTACCAGAGAAAGAGGCTGTTGATTTGAAAACTTTGTATTCTAGAGCTACAAGTGGCAGGCGTAGAACAACTGTCATCAATTATGCAGAAGAGAAGTTATCTGCATCTTctcgaaaaaaaagaagaggaggtTATCGATCTAAGTTCagatgaagaggaagaggaaAAGCCTAGATCTAGAGGGAGAAAACCTCCACCAAAGTCGGCATCATCGAAAAGAGGTACTAAAAGAAGTTTAGAGGAGGAGGAGACTCGAGCAAGAAGTCAGCGCTCTTCAGCCAGGTCATCAAAAAGAACACGATATCAAGAATCTGAATCAGAAGAAATTAGTGAATCCTCTGAGGAAGAGTTGGTGAAAAAGAAGCAACCAGCTAGGAAAGCTCCTAGTACGGGtaaacaaaaaggaaaaaaagttgAGTCCGAGTCAGAAGAAGAAGAGTCGGAAGATGAATCCTCGGAGGAAGAGAAGGTGAAAAAGAAGCAACCAGCTAGGAAAGCTCCTAGTAGGGGtaaacaaaaaggaaaaaaagttgATTCCGAGTCAGAAGAAGAGTCAGAAGATGAATCCTCGGAGGAAGAGAAGGTGAAAAAGAAGCAACCAGCTAGGAAAGCTCCTAGTAGGGGtaaacaaaaaggaaaaaaagttgATTCCGAGTCAGAAGAAGAGTCAGAAGATGAATCCTCAGAGGAAGAAAAGGTGAAAAAGAAGCAACCAGCTAGGAAAGCTCCTAGTAGGGGtaaacaaaaaggaaaaaaagttgAGTCTGAGTCAGAAGAAGAGTGGGAAGATGATGATGAGGAAGAGGAG carries:
- the LOC140146141 gene encoding uncharacterized protein is translated as MPRRSAKSRARQMSNQKKAGTYKSLNDDSDDSDVVALSSDEEVPNSIIEKKTDKNSRLQKTSLGSRRQHAPVKYTEDLDESEESEEEAPKTKQRKKPANSSHSESGLESSDVDGNKDSDDDDDFESIPSKAKRSKQSKSSAVKSRNVRKVSESSELEVEEEKVDNKKNKNGNIDSDEHSEDNKKKSSSESESEEIEEVKPKPKKKPTRPAKKQTPPKKISPDEVAYTSSGRRRKVVSYVEKDSGSSEDEDDDDYESKSSRAKRSKQSRSSAVKSRNVRKTSESSEFEVEEVEEKVDDKKNKGDNVDNDELFYEIEEETKKPARRKPAAKKAAAKKPSARKTNRWSSDSDDDDDEDFESKPSRAKRSKQIKSSAAKSRNVRKASESSELEVEEEEQVDNKKNKDDNIDNDEIFYEIEEETKKPARRKPAAKKAAAKEPSARKTSNSGSSKASKKALDSESDEESYDDKNKKDKEEESDEIEDIPKTKKQSTAQKNSTVPEKEAVDLKTLYSRATSGRRRTTVINYAEEKLSASSRKKRRGGYRSKFR